GGGCATCAGCTCGCTGATCCGGGTCCTGAGGTCCATCTGGCCACTCACCTTTCAGGTGGTCGTCCCCTTGTCATGTGGCCGTCGCTGGTGGACGGCGCCAGGAGCGCGGCGGCGTCTTCCAGCGTGCCTCGCGCTGCGCGGTGTCGTCCAGGGACATCGGTCATCACCTGTCACCGGCGGCACGCAGGCACTCCTCGCGCCGCCCGGTGAGCAGCGTCCGCTCCGCCTCGTTCCCGGTGAGCGCCAGTGCCTCGGCGAAGGAGTCCGCCGCCTCGCGGTGCCGGCCCGCGCGGGCCAGCAGGTCGCCGCGGACGCTGGGGAGCAGGTGGGAGCCCGGCAGGGCGGCCGGGTCGACGGCGTCGAGCACCGCCATCCCTGCCTGCGGGCCGAAGGCCCGCCCGTGCGCGACCGCCCGGTTGACCTCGACGACGGGCCCCGGAGCCGACGCCGCGAGGGCGTCGTACCAGCCGGCGATCCGCGGCCAGTCGGTCTCCTCGGCGGTCCGTGCCCGGGCGTGACAGGCGGCGATCTGGGCCTGCACCGTGACCGACCCGATCGGCAGGTCGCGCTCGCGGGCCACCGCCAGCGCCCGGTCGAGGGCGGCGAGGCCGCGGCGCCGCAGCAGCTGGTCCCACCGGGCCCGGTCCTGAGCCTCGAGCAGCACCGGGTGCCCGGCGGCGTCGGTGCGCGCGGGGAGCCGTGAGGCCTGCAGCTCCAGCAGCGCCTGGAGGCCGTGCACGTCCGGGTGCCGGGGCTCCAGGGCGGCGAGCATCCGGGCCAGCCGGATCCCCTCGTGGCACAGGTCGGGCCGCACCCACGCGTCGCCCGCGGT
The window above is part of the Nocardioides campestrisoli genome. Proteins encoded here:
- a CDS encoding RNA polymerase sigma factor; translated protein: MGSDADPVVHARVTAVWRRESTQLVAALVRVTRDVDLAEDLAQDALVAALEQWPDAGIPANPGAWLMTVAKRRAVDTFRRNAALREKTAELGHQMPDGQEAEMPDLDATVDHVEDDVLRLILLTCHPALTPESRTALTLRLVAGLTTAEIARALMVKESAVGQRITRAKRTLAEAGFALDLPVGRERTERLDDVMSVVYLIFNEGYTATAGDAWVRPDLCHEGIRLARMLAALEPRHPDVHGLQALLELQASRLPARTDAAGHPVLLEAQDRARWDQLLRRRGLAALDRALAVARERDLPIGSVTVQAQIAACHARARTAEETDWPRIAGWYDALAASAPGPVVEVNRAVAHGRAFGPQAGMAVLDAVDPAALPGSHLLPSVRGDLLARAGRHREAADSFAEALALTGNEAERTLLTGRREECLRAAGDR